A single region of the Malus sylvestris chromosome 8, drMalSylv7.2, whole genome shotgun sequence genome encodes:
- the LOC126632446 gene encoding uncharacterized protein LOC126632446, with amino-acid sequence MSRLKNDCLSFTVSLQEGFRYVKACFVGQAKKLTARNEKEATEAELQTAKMQVDAVDAAEDTKNRLHNSP; translated from the exons ATGTCTCGCCTGAAGAACGACTGCTTGTCTTTCACTGTTTCATTGCAAGAGGGTTTTCGTTATGTTAAGGCATGCTTCGTTGGTCAG GCTAAGAAGTTGACAGCAAGGAATGAGAAGGAAGCAACAGAAGCTGAGCTTCAGACAGCCAAAATGCAAGTTGATGCAGTTGATGCCGCTGAGGATACCAAAAACAGACTCCACAATTCTCCCTAA
- the LOC126632440 gene encoding probable rhamnogalacturonate lyase B has translation MSSQSVRLIIQDRYVVMDNGILQVTLSKPDGNVTKIQYNGIDNLLEVLDEEVNRGYWDLVWSEAGSVGTTGTFDVIKGTKFKVRVENEEQVEISFTRKWNPSQKGEVVPLNIDKRFIMLRNSSGFYSYAIYEHLKEWPPFNLPQTRIVFKLRKEKFHYMAIADNRQRYMPLPDDRSSERSQALAYPEAVLLVDPIEPEFKGEVDDKYEYSCENQNLHVHGWVCMDPPVGFWQITPSDEFRSGGPLKQNLTSHVGPYCLAMFLSAHYSGEDLVLKLKPDESWKKVFGPVFIYLNSASDVTDPSPLWDDAKKQMMTEVESWPYKFPASKDYPPPDQRGNVKGRIQILDRYVSKDRIPGNGAYVGLAPPGDAGSWQRDCKGYQFWTRADEKGYYSIENIREGDYNLYAWCPGFIGDYRYDATISITAGCDIDVDDIVYEPPRDGPTLWEIGIPDRSAAEFYVPDPNPMYINKLYVNHPDRFRQYGLWERYQELYPDEDLIYSIGTSDYTKDWFFAQVPRKKDDETYQGTTWQIKFQLKHFSESVTLKLRIALATANIAELQIRINDSKADPPLFTTGVIGKDNTIARHGIHGLYWLYNINIPGTLLVEGANTLFLTQTMSTRPLAPFHGLMYDYIRLEGPSSSSSSTT, from the exons ATGTCATCTCAGAGCGTTCGACTGATTATTCAGGACCGTTAT GTGGTCATGGATAATGGCATACTCCAAGTTACGTTATCAAAACCAGATGGAAATGTTACCAAAATACAATACAATGGCATCGACAATTTGCTCGAAGTTCTTGATGAAGAAGTAAATAGAGG GTATTGGGACCTTGTTTGGAGTGAAGCAGGAAGTGTGGGCACAACCGGGACATTTGATGT GATTAAAGGGACAAAATTCAAGGTTAGAGTGGAAAACGAGGAACAAGTAGAGATCTCCTTCACAAGAAAGTGGAATCCGTCTCAAAAGGGAGAAGTTGTCCCTCTCAATATAGATAAAAG ATTTATAATGCTTCGTAATTCTTCAGGCTTCTACTCATATGCCATCTATGAGCACTTGAAAGAATGGCCTCCTTTCAACCTTCCACAGACTAGGATTGTCTTCAAGctcagaaaagaaaa GTTTCACTATATGGCCATAGCAGATAACAGGCAAAGATACATGCCCCTCCCTGACGATCGATCATCTGAGAGAAGTCAAGCCCTAGCTTACCCTGAAGCAGTCCTTCTTGTCGATCCTATAGAGCCAGAATTCAAGGGAGAG GTGGATGATAAGTACGAATACTCATGTGAGAACCAAAACCTGCATGTTCATGGTTGGGTATGTATGGACCCACCCGTCGGCTTTTGGCAAATAACGCCCAGTGATGAATTTCGTTCCGGTGGACCTCTCAAACAGAATCTCACCTCCCATGTTGGCCCCTATTGCCTTGCG ATGTTTCTTAGCGCTCATTATTCAGGAGAGGACCTAGTATTGAAGCTGAAACCAGATGAGTCGTGGAAGAAAGTTTTTGGCCCTGTATTCATTTATCTTAATTCTGCGTCCGATGTAACTGATCCATCACCACTTTGGGATGATGCAAAAAAACAG ATGATGACAGAAGTGGAAAGCTGGCCTTACAAGTTTCCTGCTTCCAAGGATTATCCGCCGCCGGATCAACGGGGTAATGTTAAGGGTAGAATACAAATTCTGGATAG GTATGTTAGTAAAGATCGCATACCTGGAAACGGTGCGTATGTAGGCTTGGCACCACCAGGAGACGCTGGATCATGGCAAAGAGATTGTAAG GGCTACCAGTTTTGGACTAGGGCAGATGAGAAAGGATATTACTCTATAGAGAATATACGCGAGGGTGACTATAATCTCTATGCATGGTGTCCTGGTTTTATCGGAGATTATCGATATGACGCAACTATTAGCATAACCGCAG GTTGTGATATTGATGTGGATGATATTGTATATGAGCCTCCAAGAGATGGACCAACGTTGTGGGAAATTGGCATCCCTGATCGTTCTGCTGCTGAATTCTATGTTCCTGATCCTAATCCAATGTATATCAATAAACTTTATGTCAACCATCCTGATAG GTTTAGGCAGTACGGATTATGGGAAAGATATCAAGAGTTATATCCTGATGAAGATTTAATTTACAGCATCGGCACCAGTGACTACACTAAAGATTGGTTCTTCGCCCAGGTTCCTAG GAAGAAAGATGATGAAACATATCAAGGCACTACATGGCAAATCAAGTTTCAACTTAAGCATTTCAGTGAAAGTGTTACCCTCAAACTTCGAATAGCCCTTGCCACTGCAAACATTGCAGAATTACAG ATTCGAATAAATGATTCGAAAGCAGACCCTCCGCTGTTTACGACTGGAGTTATTGGAAAGGACAATACAATTGCTAGGCATGGAATCCATGGTCTGTACTGGCTGtataacataaatataccagGCACATTGCTGGTGGAAGGAGCCAATACCCTATTTCTAACGCAAACAATGAGCACCAGGCCTTTGGCTCCTTTCCATGGACTCATGTATGACTATATTCGTTTAGAAGgtccatcatcttcttcttccagtACCACCTAA